GGGTAGAAGGCCGGCCCCATGAGGATCTCGCCGGTGGTGGAGGCCCAGAGCTGCGTGAACGCCGACTGGAGGTTGCCGGCGGCCAGCCCGCGCACCTCCACCATCATGTCGCGCCACTGCTCCTCGCCGTCCGCGTCGCCCAGCCACTTGTCGCCCACCGCGGCCCCGCCGGTGAACCCCACCTTGCCGTCCACCACCACTGCGCGGCGGTGGTTGCGCTTGTGGAAGCGGGTGAGCTTCCCGAGCCGCAGCGCCCGGAAGTAGTGCACCTGCCCGCCCGCCTCGCGCAGCCGCCGGATCCCTTCGTCCGGCGCCCGGATCCCGCCCATCCCGTCCAGGAGCAGCCGCACCTCCACTCCCTGCTCCGCCTTGCGGGCGAGCACGTCGAACATACGGTCGCTCACCCGCCCCGGCTCCCAGATGTACACCATGAAGTTGATGCTCCGCTCGGCCCGCTCGAACGCCTCCAGCATGGCCGGGAAGATCTCCACGCCGTTGTTGAGCAGGCGCGCGAAGCCCCCCTCCTGCAGCGGTGCGTTCACCGTCCCCGAGATCCCCGCCAGGAAGTCCCGGGTGTCCACGGCGGGGGCCTGGCTCACCCAGATCTCCCGCGGCCGGCGGCCCAGGGAGAAGAAGAGGCTGATGATGACGGAGACGACGGCCACCGCGCCGAGGGTGGCGAGGAGGAGGAGCCACCAGGGATGGCCGATGAGCTGCTGCATTCCGTTCCGTCCCGGTCCGAGCGGTCCTGGTCAGCTCTCGCCCAGCGTCACGCGGGCGAGGAGCGGGTGGTGGTCCGA
This genomic window from Longimicrobiaceae bacterium contains:
- a CDS encoding phospholipase D-like domain-containing protein, which encodes MQQLIGHPWWLLLLATLGAVAVVSVIISLFFSLGRRPREIWVSQAPAVDTRDFLAGISGTVNAPLQEGGFARLLNNGVEIFPAMLEAFERAERSINFMVYIWEPGRVSDRMFDVLARKAEQGVEVRLLLDGMGGIRAPDEGIRRLREAGGQVHYFRALRLGKLTRFHKRNHRRAVVVDGKVGFTGGAAVGDKWLGDADGEEQWRDMMVEVRGLAAGNLQSAFTQLWASTTGEILMGPAFYPSPGEAAEASGERLSRHVNVISSPADEAHPLRKFFFLSFRCARERIYLTSPYFVPDDETREVLADRARRGVDVRVLLPDEHTDAWPIRMASHSYYQPLLDAGVRIYEYQGRMMHSKALVVDGRWVVVGSANMDIRSKELNLENVIGILDREFGAQMERTFLDDLQHAREITAEAWPRRGVLPRIGERFWVLFAEQY